From one Ruminococcaceae bacterium R-25 genomic stretch:
- a CDS encoding hypothetical protein (manually curated) codes for RGTSPLSMDPGLTTSPNQLPDLIDIIFTMYINVN; via the coding sequence AGCGGGGAACATCCCCGCTCTCGATGGACCCGGGTCTTACGACCAGCCCCAATCAGTTACCTGATCTTATTGATATTATATTCACCATGTATATCAATGTCAATTAG
- a CDS encoding SUKH superfamily protein has protein sequence MLISKYGNGSKELVSEFESRLGIELDEEYKKFLVKYNGGDTPNTHVGIRGCSTDLRYLYGINTEKSIEDHLQIPIWENKQYLPIGTDFFGNYFVIGLSDENKGKVFFCNHERGFAVKQIADSFKVFLSKCKSEEIHPGARETPEEREKDLIARGSAHVITDVLREIWKKEYEKYKDMVQEKVIL, from the coding sequence ATGTTGATTTCGAAATATGGCAATGGTTCAAAGGAACTCGTCAGTGAATTTGAGAGCAGGCTTGGTATTGAGTTGGACGAAGAATACAAAAAATTCCTTGTTAAGTATAACGGTGGAGATACACCCAATACTCATGTGGGAATCAGAGGCTGTTCAACAGATCTCAGATACCTTTACGGGATAAATACAGAAAAGAGTATTGAAGATCATCTTCAGATACCGATATGGGAGAATAAGCAGTATCTGCCCATAGGAACGGATTTTTTCGGAAATTACTTTGTCATAGGATTATCCGATGAAAATAAAGGTAAAGTTTTCTTTTGCAATCACGAGAGAGGATTTGCAGTAAAACAGATAGCGGATTCTTTTAAAGTGTTTTTAAGCAAATGTAAAAGTGAGGAGATCCATCCTGGCGCCAGAGAAACACCGGAAGAGCGCGAAAAAGATCTGATTGCCAGAGGCAGTGCACATGTCATTACGGACGTTCTTCGTGAGATTTGGAAGAAAGAATATGAGAAATATAAAGATATGGTCCAGGAAAAGGTAATTCTGTAA